From Paenibacillus sp. PK3_47, the proteins below share one genomic window:
- a CDS encoding class I SAM-dependent methyltransferase encodes MNNVKLSDRLQLVLEQVPAGSRLADIGSDHALLPVAALESGTAVSAIAGEVNPGPFDAACKGVAEAGLGHKIAVRRGDGLEVLQPGEADCISIAGMGGSLIAAILDRGQSGGKLEGVKTLALQPNVGEDILRRWLLGNGWVLTAEHILEEDGKIYEILTAVPEDPAAGLTNEQLYAEQTLGSGLVCGRDLLLQMGPLLLQKPNGAFLSKWQGEIAKLEGILTSLSRSELESAEEKRNKIKAQITTISEVLSCLPKDKL; translated from the coding sequence ATGAACAACGTAAAATTATCTGACCGGCTTCAGCTTGTGCTGGAGCAGGTCCCGGCAGGCAGCAGACTGGCCGATATCGGCTCAGATCATGCGCTGCTTCCTGTAGCTGCCCTGGAGAGCGGAACAGCTGTCTCTGCCATTGCAGGAGAAGTAAATCCCGGCCCTTTCGATGCTGCCTGCAAAGGGGTGGCAGAAGCCGGCCTTGGCCACAAAATCGCCGTGCGGCGGGGAGACGGCCTTGAAGTGCTGCAGCCCGGGGAAGCGGACTGTATCTCCATTGCGGGGATGGGCGGCTCGCTGATTGCCGCTATTCTTGACCGTGGCCAAAGCGGCGGGAAGCTCGAAGGCGTCAAGACGCTGGCGCTGCAGCCGAATGTAGGCGAGGATATTCTGCGCCGCTGGCTGCTGGGTAACGGCTGGGTGCTGACTGCGGAGCATATTCTGGAGGAAGACGGCAAGATCTATGAAATACTGACCGCAGTTCCTGAAGATCCCGCTGCCGGTCTAACCAATGAGCAGCTGTACGCGGAACAAACCCTGGGCAGCGGTCTGGTGTGCGGCAGGGATTTGCTGCTGCAGATGGGCCCTTTGCTGCTGCAGAAGCCGAACGGGGCTTTCCTGTCCAAATGGCAGGGGGAAATTGCGAAGCTGGAAGGGATTTTAACATCGCTCTCCCGGTCGGAGCTGGAATCGGCAGAAGAGAAGCGGAACAAGATCAAAGCACAGATTACAACGATTTCGGAGGTGCTGTCATGTTTGCCAAAGGACAAACTGTAA
- the rpoD gene encoding RNA polymerase sigma factor RpoD, with the protein MANDQHTELEAEFTLDQVKDQLIEHGKKRSSLNYKDIMEKLSPFDQDPEQMEEFYEQLSDHGIEVVNENDEEGSNPLRQSEDNENSDGDDFSFDDDLSLPPGIKINDPVRMYLKEIGRVPLLSADDEVELAMRIKNGDEEAKRRLAEANLRLVVSIAKRYVGRGMLFLDLIQEGNMGLIKAVEKFDHNKGFKFSTYATWWIRQAITRAIADQARTIRIPVHMVETINKLIRVSRQLLQELGREPSPEEIAAEMELTVEKVREIMKIAQEPVSLETPIGEEDDSHLGDFIEDQEALAPADAAAYELLKEQLEDVLDTLTEREENVLRLRFGLDDGRTRTLEEVGKVFGVTRERIRQIEAKALRKLRHPSRSKRLKDFLE; encoded by the coding sequence ATGGCGAACGATCAGCATACTGAACTGGAAGCAGAATTTACTCTGGATCAGGTTAAGGACCAGCTTATTGAGCATGGCAAGAAAAGATCATCACTGAATTACAAAGATATCATGGAGAAATTGTCGCCGTTTGATCAGGATCCCGAGCAGATGGAGGAATTCTACGAGCAGCTTAGCGACCACGGCATCGAGGTTGTGAACGAAAATGACGAAGAAGGCTCTAATCCGCTCCGTCAAAGTGAGGATAATGAGAACAGCGATGGCGATGACTTCAGCTTCGACGATGATTTGTCGCTGCCTCCGGGCATCAAGATCAATGACCCTGTACGGATGTACCTGAAAGAAATCGGCCGTGTTCCGCTGCTCTCGGCTGACGATGAAGTCGAACTGGCCATGAGAATCAAGAACGGTGACGAGGAAGCCAAACGCCGTCTTGCCGAAGCGAACCTGCGGCTCGTAGTCAGCATTGCAAAACGCTATGTAGGACGCGGGATGCTGTTCCTGGATTTGATTCAGGAAGGGAACATGGGGCTGATCAAAGCGGTAGAAAAATTCGACCACAACAAAGGATTCAAGTTCAGTACCTATGCTACATGGTGGATTCGCCAGGCGATTACCCGGGCGATTGCCGACCAGGCCCGGACGATCCGTATTCCCGTGCATATGGTTGAAACGATCAACAAGCTGATCCGTGTCTCCCGCCAGCTGCTTCAGGAGCTGGGACGCGAGCCTTCGCCGGAAGAAATTGCGGCTGAGATGGAGCTGACGGTGGAAAAGGTTAGAGAAATCATGAAGATTGCCCAGGAACCGGTCTCACTGGAGACACCGATCGGGGAAGAGGATGATTCGCATCTCGGCGATTTCATTGAGGATCAGGAGGCTCTTGCACCTGCGGATGCAGCTGCGTATGAGCTGCTTAAGGAGCAATTGGAGGATGTGCTGGACACGCTCACCGAGCGTGAGGAGAATGTGCTTCGTCTCCGGTTCGGTCTGGATGACGGCCGGACGAGAACACTTGAGGAAGTAGGTAAAGTGTTCGGCGTTACCCGCGAACGGATCCGCCAGATTGAAGCCAAGGCACTGCGTAAGCTCCGCCACCCGAGCCGCAGCAAACGGCTTAAAGATTTCCTCGAATAG